One segment of Gemmatimonadales bacterium DNA contains the following:
- a CDS encoding heme lyase CcmF/NrfE family subunit, which yields MTLLGNFALWTALLVALWCAGIAFSGRWRDRPELARAVTRSVYAVLLCLLVASVSLWKGLISHDFNIEYVASYTSRNLPPYYIVSAFWAGQKGSLLFWAVVLSIFASAAQFLTSRRYADLLPYVAGVTSSVVAFFVSVMIFAANPFARLAFTPADGRGLNPQLQNVGMVIHPPMLYLGYISITIPFAFAVAALLSRRLDTGWLHAIRKWTLVSWLFLSIGITLGMWWAYVELGWGGYWAWDPVENASLLPWLTMTAFLHSVMIQEKRGMLKRWNLGLIIGTFLLSVFGTFITRSGVISSVHSFTQSNVGYFFLAFLVAAAVLSFTLLYTRWPLLEAEVQLDSVVSREAAFLFNNLLLVGIAFSVLWGTLFPILSEAVRGTKITVGAPFFNRVNVPLGLLLLALTGVGPLIAWRKASLNNLRRQFVAPGLAGLATLAAFLAAGMRDPYPLIALALAGFVAGTVVQEFWRGVRARVRIHAEAAPVALVRLIGRNRRRYGGYIVHVGILIYFVAFAGMAFKQEREATLKPGQSVDVRSPFGYTYRFTHMGVSQYEALNRVVSAATVEVSRDGKRIGLITSEKRQYVDGLKRPTFEPSTEVGIRSGLREDLYVVFAGSVNGSEEAVYRFNVNPLVWWVWFGGFVLAFGGIVTMWPGGGPTIQARPRRAPVQAGYEVALAGEAR from the coding sequence ATGACCCTCCTCGGAAACTTCGCGCTCTGGACGGCGCTGCTGGTGGCACTTTGGTGCGCCGGCATCGCGTTCTCCGGCCGCTGGCGCGACCGGCCCGAGCTGGCCCGCGCGGTCACCCGCTCGGTGTATGCCGTGCTCCTCTGCCTGCTCGTGGCCTCGGTATCGCTCTGGAAGGGGCTCATCAGCCACGACTTCAACATCGAGTACGTGGCGTCGTACACCTCGCGCAACCTGCCGCCGTACTACATCGTCTCCGCGTTCTGGGCAGGGCAGAAGGGCTCGCTGCTCTTCTGGGCCGTGGTGCTCTCGATCTTCGCGAGCGCCGCGCAGTTCCTCACCTCGCGCCGCTACGCGGACCTGCTGCCGTACGTGGCCGGGGTCACCTCGTCGGTGGTGGCGTTCTTCGTGAGCGTGATGATCTTCGCGGCCAATCCGTTCGCGCGGCTCGCGTTCACGCCGGCGGACGGCCGCGGGCTCAACCCGCAGCTCCAGAACGTCGGCATGGTGATCCACCCGCCGATGCTCTACCTCGGCTACATCAGCATCACCATTCCGTTCGCCTTTGCCGTGGCCGCGCTGCTCTCGCGGCGGCTCGACACCGGCTGGCTGCACGCGATCCGCAAGTGGACGCTCGTCTCCTGGCTCTTTCTCTCGATCGGCATCACCCTCGGCATGTGGTGGGCGTACGTCGAGCTGGGCTGGGGCGGCTACTGGGCCTGGGACCCGGTGGAGAACGCGAGCCTGCTGCCGTGGCTCACCATGACGGCGTTCCTCCACTCCGTGATGATCCAGGAAAAGCGCGGCATGCTGAAGCGCTGGAACCTGGGGCTCATCATCGGGACGTTCCTGCTCAGCGTGTTCGGCACCTTCATCACGCGTTCCGGCGTGATCTCGAGCGTGCACAGCTTCACCCAGTCGAACGTGGGGTACTTCTTCCTCGCGTTCCTGGTGGCGGCCGCGGTCCTCTCGTTCACGCTGCTCTACACCCGCTGGCCCCTGCTCGAGGCCGAGGTCCAGCTCGACTCGGTGGTGAGCCGCGAGGCGGCGTTCCTGTTCAACAACCTGCTGCTCGTGGGCATCGCGTTCTCGGTGCTCTGGGGGACGCTCTTCCCGATCCTCTCGGAGGCGGTGCGCGGCACCAAGATCACGGTCGGGGCGCCCTTCTTCAATCGGGTGAACGTGCCGCTCGGGCTGCTGCTGCTGGCGCTCACGGGCGTCGGGCCGCTCATCGCCTGGCGCAAGGCGTCGCTCAATAACCTGAGGCGCCAGTTCGTCGCGCCCGGACTCGCCGGCCTCGCGACGCTCGCGGCGTTCCTCGCCGCCGGGATGCGCGATCCGTATCCGCTCATCGCGCTCGCACTCGCCGGTTTCGTGGCGGGCACGGTGGTGCAGGAGTTCTGGCGCGGCGTGCGCGCGCGGGTGCGCATCCACGCGGAGGCGGCGCCGGTGGCGCTCGTCCGGCTCATCGGGCGCAACCGCCGGCGGTACGGCGGGTACATCGTGCACGTCGGCATACTCATTTATTTCGTCGCCTTTGCGGGCATGGCGTTCAAGCAGGAGCGCGAAGCGACGCTCAAGCCGGGGCAGTCGGTCGACGTCCGGAGCCCGTTCGGCTACACCTACCGGTTCACCCACATGGGTGTCTCGCAGTACGAGGCGCTCAATCGGGTGGTGAGCGCCGCCACGGTCGAGGTCTCGCGGGACGGGAAGCGCATCGGGCTCATCACCTCGGAAAAGCGGCAGTACGTGGACGGCCTCAAGCGGCCCACCTTCGAGCCCTCCACCGAGGTCGGCATCCGGAGCGGCTTGAGGGAGGACCTTTACGTCGTGTTCGCCGGGTCGGTGAACGGCAGCGAAGAGGCCGTGTACCGGTTCAACGTGAATCCGCTGGTCTGGTGGGTATGGTTCGGCGGATTCGTGCTGGCGTTCGGCGGCATCGTGACCATGTGGCCGGGCGGCGGACCGACGATCCAGGCGCGGCCTCGGCGTGCGCCGGTGCAGGCGGGCTACGAGGTGGCATTGGCAGGGGAGGCACGGTGA
- the glpK gene encoding glycerol kinase GlpK, whose product MPSILALDQGTTGSTALVVHQDGTVLGRGYREFPQHYPEPGWVEHDPDDLVRSSLEAMREAMDQARARGERPAGLGITNQRETVVLWDRRSLRPVAPAIVWQDRRTTGRCRELRDSGAETLLRERTGLVADPYFSATKLEWLLRDASLRRRAERGELAGGTVESWLVARLTGGRAHVTDHTNASRTLLYGLAAREWDPELLRLFGVPRELLPSIVRSAGVVGETEPEHLGAALPIAGLAGDQQAALYGQGCCTEGLAKNTYGTGAFLLVYRGAELPIPGAGILATAACGPRGEPAYALEGSVFIAGAAVQWLRDGLGLIAHAADTEALARSVEDTGGVTFVPAFVGLGTPHWEPAARGTITGLTRGTTRAHLARAALEAMAYSSADLLRAMAADGSGDAPLDVPALRVDGGASANNWLMQFQADVLGLPAERPDLIETTALGAAGLAGVALGIWESVDQFEAGRRFTRFEPRITDAERASRLSAWERAVGAALAWARG is encoded by the coding sequence ATGCCTTCCATCCTCGCCCTCGACCAGGGCACCACCGGTTCCACCGCGCTCGTCGTGCACCAGGACGGGACGGTCCTCGGCCGCGGCTACCGCGAATTCCCTCAGCACTACCCTGAGCCGGGCTGGGTGGAGCACGATCCCGATGACCTCGTCCGCTCCTCGCTCGAGGCGATGCGCGAGGCGATGGACCAGGCCCGCGCCCGCGGCGAGCGGCCCGCCGGACTCGGCATCACCAACCAGCGCGAAACCGTGGTGCTCTGGGATCGCCGCAGCCTCCGACCCGTCGCACCCGCGATCGTCTGGCAGGACCGCCGCACCACCGGGCGCTGCCGCGAGCTGCGGGATTCGGGCGCCGAGACGCTGCTGCGCGAGCGCACCGGGCTCGTGGCCGATCCCTATTTCTCCGCCACCAAGCTCGAGTGGCTTTTGAGAGACGCGTCGCTCCGCCGCCGCGCCGAGCGGGGCGAGCTGGCGGGGGGCACGGTCGAGAGCTGGCTCGTGGCGCGGCTCACGGGCGGGCGCGCCCACGTCACCGACCACACCAACGCCTCGCGCACCCTGCTCTACGGGCTCGCCGCGCGCGAGTGGGACCCCGAGCTGCTCCGCCTCTTCGGCGTGCCGCGCGAGCTGTTGCCCAGCATCGTGCGGTCGGCCGGCGTCGTCGGTGAGACGGAGCCCGAGCATCTCGGCGCGGCGCTCCCGATCGCGGGCTTGGCCGGCGACCAGCAGGCTGCGCTCTACGGCCAGGGCTGCTGCACCGAGGGGCTCGCGAAGAACACCTACGGCACCGGCGCCTTCCTGCTGGTCTATCGCGGCGCCGAGCTGCCGATTCCGGGCGCCGGAATCCTCGCGACGGCAGCGTGCGGACCGCGCGGCGAGCCGGCGTACGCGCTCGAGGGGAGCGTCTTCATAGCGGGCGCCGCGGTGCAGTGGCTGCGCGACGGCCTCGGCCTCATCGCCCACGCGGCCGACACCGAAGCGCTTGCCCGGAGCGTCGAGGACACCGGCGGCGTCACCTTCGTGCCGGCGTTCGTCGGCCTCGGCACGCCCCACTGGGAGCCGGCGGCACGCGGCACCATCACCGGCCTCACCCGCGGCACCACCCGCGCCCACCTCGCGCGCGCGGCGCTCGAGGCGATGGCATACAGCAGCGCCGACCTGCTCCGCGCAATGGCGGCCGACGGGTCCGGAGATGCGCCGCTCGACGTTCCGGCGCTCAGGGTGGACGGCGGCGCCTCCGCCAACAACTGGCTGATGCAGTTTCAGGCGGACGTGCTGGGCCTGCCCGCCGAGCGTCCCGATCTCATCGAGACAACGGCGCTCGGCGCGGCCGGGCTCGCCGGCGTCGCGCTCGGCATCTGGGAGTCGGTGGATCAGTTCGAGGCAGGCCGGCGGTTCACCCGCTTCGAGCCCCGGATTACAGACGCCGAGCGGGCATCGCGCCTCAGCGCCTGGGAGCGCGCGGTCGGGGCCGCGCTCGCATGGGCGCGCGGCTGA
- a CDS encoding cytochrome c maturation protein CcmE, whose protein sequence is MKAGHKFLLGALLIVGSVGFLITEGVKETGTYFLTPTELAAKTQADPTFVENVGFKVGAKVVPGSVRRDEASRTIDFKVSDGVKTYAVTYHGLVPDTFTDADDIDVVVEGRLGRDGVIRATDVLAKCGSRYEAKFATRKA, encoded by the coding sequence ATGAAGGCTGGGCACAAGTTTCTCCTCGGCGCGCTGCTCATCGTGGGCAGCGTCGGGTTTCTCATTACGGAAGGGGTAAAGGAAACCGGCACCTACTTCCTCACGCCCACCGAGCTCGCGGCCAAGACCCAGGCCGACCCCACCTTCGTCGAAAACGTGGGCTTCAAAGTCGGCGCCAAGGTGGTGCCCGGCTCGGTCCGCCGCGACGAGGCGAGCCGCACCATCGACTTCAAGGTGTCGGATGGGGTGAAGACCTACGCCGTCACCTATCACGGCCTGGTGCCCGACACCTTCACCGACGCCGACGACATCGACGTCGTGGTGGAGGGCCGGCTCGGACGGGACGGCGTCATCCGCGCCACCGACGTCCTCGCCAAGTGCGGCTCGCGCTACGAGGCCAAGTTCGCCACCAGGAAGGCATGA
- a CDS encoding tetratricopeptide repeat protein translates to MNPQPVPPPARNAPRAGGSVAADVLRQARDREHYGALTEAAAGYDAAAALARREGNLAIVSEAMRCRAVVHHHANERAEALRLCRASHEVARQLGDDLLSAEALNALGGMQLEAGDVDAAHESFRQASRLAGARAELCARIEQNLGIVANIRGDLDGARSHYARALAAHRAAGANRGCAIVEHNLGMVCADQRRWREAAGHYERSMALARALPDRHLEGLCLLNGAEALLALDQPEEAQRQAEGALRIFEELGTRLDMADAFKVLGMVLASAGRAAAAEWRLQSAIELAASTGSLLSEAEASRELAVLYRSIGRPRPALALLTSAHSLFSRVGARGDLADLRATLGELEDAYLAAVLADPSLTSDGDGGPGHGARVAAYALRVADALGLDATDRATLRIGAHLHHVGLECLAGLDCPWPIAPIVRSHREKYDGSGYPDGLAGDAIPLHAQMVCIADVYDALTSERSCRTALAPRDAVARMREVAHWWRPDVLAAFLRCVADRPELAA, encoded by the coding sequence ATGAACCCGCAACCGGTTCCCCCGCCCGCCCGCAATGCACCGCGGGCGGGCGGCTCCGTTGCCGCCGACGTGCTCCGCCAGGCGCGCGACCGGGAGCATTATGGCGCCCTGACGGAGGCGGCGGCGGGATACGATGCCGCAGCGGCGCTCGCACGGCGCGAGGGCAACCTGGCGATCGTCTCGGAAGCCATGCGCTGCCGCGCCGTGGTGCACCACCACGCGAACGAGCGAGCCGAAGCGCTCCGCCTCTGTCGCGCGAGCCACGAGGTTGCGCGGCAGCTCGGCGACGACCTCCTGAGCGCCGAGGCGCTCAACGCACTCGGCGGCATGCAGCTCGAGGCCGGCGATGTCGACGCGGCGCACGAGAGCTTTCGCCAGGCATCGCGGCTCGCCGGCGCCCGCGCCGAGCTCTGCGCGCGCATCGAGCAGAACCTCGGCATCGTCGCCAACATTCGCGGCGACCTCGACGGGGCGCGGAGCCACTACGCTCGTGCGCTCGCCGCCCATCGCGCAGCCGGCGCCAACCGCGGGTGCGCCATCGTCGAGCACAATCTCGGCATGGTCTGCGCCGACCAGCGGCGCTGGCGCGAGGCGGCGGGACACTACGAGCGGAGCATGGCGCTCGCCCGCGCCCTGCCCGACCGTCACCTCGAGGGTCTCTGCCTGTTGAACGGCGCCGAGGCCCTCCTTGCGCTGGACCAGCCGGAAGAGGCGCAGCGACAAGCGGAGGGTGCGCTCCGGATCTTCGAGGAGCTCGGCACTCGGCTCGACATGGCGGATGCGTTCAAGGTGCTCGGCATGGTGCTGGCGAGCGCCGGGCGCGCCGCGGCGGCGGAGTGGCGGCTGCAATCGGCCATCGAGCTGGCGGCCAGCACCGGATCGCTCCTGAGCGAGGCCGAGGCCTCCCGCGAGCTTGCGGTGCTGTACCGCTCGATCGGCCGGCCGCGCCCTGCGCTCGCGCTGCTCACCTCGGCGCACAGCCTCTTTTCGCGAGTGGGCGCCCGCGGTGACCTGGCGGACCTGCGTGCCACGCTGGGCGAGCTGGAGGACGCCTACCTTGCCGCCGTGCTTGCCGATCCGTCGCTCACGTCCGACGGCGACGGCGGCCCCGGCCATGGCGCGCGGGTCGCGGCGTACGCGCTGCGCGTGGCCGACGCGCTCGGCCTCGACGCCACCGACCGCGCGACGCTCCGCATCGGCGCGCACCTGCACCATGTGGGGCTCGAATGTCTCGCGGGGCTCGACTGTCCCTGGCCGATCGCGCCGATCGTCCGCTCGCACCGCGAGAAGTACGACGGCAGCGGCTATCCCGACGGTCTCGCCGGCGATGCGATTCCGCTGCACGCGCAGATGGTCTGCATCGCCGACGTGTACGACGCACTCACCAGCGAGCGGAGCTGCCGCACGGCGCTCGCCCCGCGCGACGCGGTCGCGCGCATGCGCGAGGTGGCGCACTGGTGGCGGCCCGACGTGCTCGCCGCGTTCCTCCGCTGCGTCGCGGATCGGCCGGAACTAGCCGCGTAG
- the mtnA gene encoding S-methyl-5-thioribose-1-phosphate isomerase, protein MTSIRPIAWTAARGIRLLDQTRLPTEERYLELTSVMDVAEAIRMLRVRGAPLIGIAAAMGVVQALDERKIARSDALARVDEACRTLAATRPTAVNLRWALDRTQRRAHATPGDGAAIRASLIDEAQAIWDEDRAMCDRIGQLGLPLVPDGATVCTVCNAGALATGGIGTALAPIYAAHAAGRSVRVIVPETRPLLQGSRLTAWELSRAGVPCTVVTDNMVASRLRRGDVACAIVGADRIAANGDVANKIGTYALALAARAHGVPLYVAAPSSTVDLATPDGANIPIEERAADEVTCWGARPTAPSGVSVWNPAFDVTPAELVAGIITDRGLLAPGAIAEVAHTTPA, encoded by the coding sequence ATGACGTCCATCCGCCCCATCGCGTGGACCGCCGCGCGCGGCATCCGCCTGCTCGACCAGACCCGCCTTCCGACCGAGGAGCGCTACCTCGAGCTCACCTCAGTGATGGATGTGGCCGAGGCCATCCGCATGCTCCGCGTCCGCGGGGCGCCGCTCATCGGCATCGCGGCGGCGATGGGAGTGGTGCAGGCGCTCGACGAGCGGAAGATCGCCCGAAGCGACGCGCTCGCCCGCGTGGACGAGGCGTGCCGTACGCTGGCCGCCACGCGACCCACCGCGGTGAACCTGCGTTGGGCGCTCGACCGGACGCAGCGCCGGGCGCACGCTACGCCGGGCGACGGCGCGGCAATTCGGGCCTCGCTCATCGACGAGGCGCAGGCGATCTGGGACGAGGACCGCGCGATGTGCGACCGCATCGGGCAGCTCGGTCTGCCGCTCGTGCCCGACGGCGCCACCGTGTGCACGGTCTGCAACGCCGGCGCGCTTGCGACCGGCGGCATCGGCACCGCGCTCGCGCCCATCTACGCGGCACACGCGGCCGGGCGCTCGGTGCGCGTCATCGTTCCGGAAACCCGGCCGCTGCTCCAGGGGAGCCGGCTCACCGCGTGGGAGCTGTCGCGCGCCGGGGTTCCGTGCACCGTCGTCACCGACAACATGGTGGCGAGCCGGCTGAGGCGCGGGGACGTCGCCTGCGCCATCGTGGGCGCGGACCGGATCGCGGCCAACGGCGACGTGGCGAACAAGATCGGCACCTACGCGCTGGCGCTCGCCGCGCGGGCGCACGGGGTGCCGCTCTACGTGGCGGCGCCGAGCTCGACGGTGGACCTCGCCACGCCCGACGGCGCGAACATTCCGATCGAGGAGCGCGCGGCCGACGAGGTGACGTGCTGGGGTGCCCGGCCGACGGCACCGAGCGGCGTGTCGGTGTGGAACCCGGCATTCGACGTGACGCCGGCCGAGCTGGTGGCGGGAATCATTACCGATCGGGGACTGCTGGCGCCGGGCGCAATTGCCGAGGTTGCGCACACGACGCCGGCGTAG